Proteins found in one Dermacentor silvarum isolate Dsil-2018 chromosome 8, BIME_Dsil_1.4, whole genome shotgun sequence genomic segment:
- the LOC119460646 gene encoding nucleolar complex protein 3 homolog, with protein sequence MDPQRRRQWRKGGSAKRRRTADDSDEQAFEKVPRRSMANNTPSVRVLLPVKTKHGVVQKTQILTRKDDSPLESDEAHGGSASEDDVEDQPETPPIAEESPEETTPRTAVKSLSEKYRQLQQVKQKIGSLASAIVEDPQDKVGHFKELVAFLRDGAPGISHIVQRLAALTLLEVFKDVVPGYTITAPTAHGSGPKQKLKKETRALIGYEEALLRYYGQYVGCLRKILARHMKRLKSPQSALRLRLSTTLAQVAARCVCGLLVAHPHFNLRGQLIELAVHCLGSSDDKMSLTACQALRLLYRQDRLGESTLDAVKRTRALLKARGLQVHPRVLEPFLSLRLRQPKAADQGHNIDLKKVREGLRKMSRKEHRQHKRMRRLEAQLRETEAEESDIRKDRLQGQILQQLLWTYAHVLKQVPQRPELKPLLRPVFKGLSQYAHLVNLDFLEDILDALSNLLNLLGSRDAPCCLQAAFALLSGQGQALTVDPQRFYVALFRCLLESPPASARTLLLCWRLMVVNRCRSLSVYRLKALCKRFTTVCLNHVHSLGLTLSLGTLLRSEPRLQGLLEVADSQTIFRPLLGDPDHAGCAPLWELHMLRKHYDPSTAAIAKAVASANRIPPMLASLDPVRVAGKRIDPLVAFPGCGPRANVQRRSAKDRFDKRKKRPAKGAVCNKDNK encoded by the exons ATGGATCCACAGCGTAGAAGGCAGTGGCGTAAAGGTGGGTCAGCCAAGCGTCGGCGTACTGCGGATGACAGCGATGAGCAGGCTTTTGAGAAGGTCCCCCGCCGAAGCATGGCCAATAACACCCCGAGCGTGCGTGTGCTCCTTCCAGTTAAAACGAAGCACGGTGTTGTGCAGAAGACCCAGATCCTCACCAGAAAGGACGACTCACCTTTGGAATCTGATGAAGCCCACGGCGGGTCTGCTTCGGAGGACGACGTGGAAGATCAGCCGGAGACACCGCCAATCGCTGAAGAGTCGCCCGAGGAGACAACTCCTCGCACAGCGGTCAAGTCGCTGTCAGAGAAGTATCGGCAGCTTCAGCAAGTCAAGCAGAAGATTGGCTCTCTGGCGAGTGCCATTGTAGAAGATCCGCAGGATAAAGTCGGTCATTTCAAGGAGCTCGTCGCCTTTCTTCGCGACGGAGCGCCGGGCATTTCGCACATTGTGCAGAGGCTAGCAGCGCTTACATTGCTCGAAGTCTTCAAAGACGTGGTGCCGGGCTACACCATTACGGCGCCAACCGCGCACGGTAGCGGACCTAAGCAGAAACTAAAGAAAGAGACGCGAGCCTTGATAGGTTACGAGGAGGCGTTGCTGCGATACTATGGCCAGTATGTAGGTTGCTTGCGGAAGATATTGGCGCGACATATGAAGAGGCTCAAGTCTCCCCAAAGCGCTCTGCGTCTGCGTCTGTCAACAACGTTGGCCCAGGTCGCTGCTCGCTGTGTATGCGGTCTGCTTGTGGCGCACCCGCACTTCAACCTGCGCGGACAGCTGATTGAACTGGCTGTCCATTGCCTGGGGAGTTCCGACGACAAGATGTCGTTGACAGCGTGTCAGGCACTCCGCCTGTTGTACCGCCAGGACCGGCTGGGAGAGAGCACGCTGGATGCTGTCAAACGTACCAGGGCCCTCCTGAAAGCCAGAGGTCTTCAG GTGCACCCCCGTGTCTTGGAGCCATTCCTGTCCCTCCGTCTACGGCAGCCCAAGGCCGCAGACCAGGGCCACAACATTGATCTGAAGAAAGTGCGTGAGGGGCTGCGAAAAATGTCACGGAAGGAGCACCGACAACACAAGCGCATGCGTCGTCTTGAGGCCCAACTCCGGGAGACAGAGGCAGAGGAAAGTGACATCCGTAAGGATCGCCTCCAAGGACAGATACTGCAGCAGCTGCTGTGGACGTATGCCCATGTTCTCAAACAGGTGCCTCAGAGGCCAGAGCTAAAGCCCCTGCTTCGTCCAGTGTTCAAAGGTCTCTCCCAGTATGCGCACCTGGTCAATCTTGACTTCCTGGAGGACATTCTAGATGCACTAAGCAATCTGCTCAACTTGCTAGGATCTCGGGATGCTCCTTGCTGCTTGCAGGCAGCATTTGCACTTCTGTCAGGGCAAGGTCAAGCCCTCACTGTTGACCCTCAGCGATTCTATGTAGCACTGTTCAGGTGTTTGCTGGAAAGCCCTCCTGCCAGTGCTCGTACACTGCTACTCTGCTGGCGGCTGATGGTGGTAAACCGCTGCAGGAGTCTGTCAGTGTACCGCCTTAAGGCACTGTGCAAACGGTTTACCACAGTGTGTCTTAATCATGTTCACTCACTTGGCCTAACCTTATCACTCGGCACATTGCTCAGGAGTGAACCCCGGCTGCAGGGACTGCTTGAGGTGGCAGACTCTCAAACCATTTTTCGCCCCCTGCTCGGAGACCCTGACCATGCCGGCTGTGCTCCACTTTGGGAGCTGCACATGCTGAGAAAGCATTATGACCCCTCAACGGCTGCCATTGCCAAGGCCGTTGCCTCAGCCAATCGCATTCCACCCATGCTGGCCAGCCTTGATCCTGTCCGTGTGGCGGGCAAGCGCATTGATCCACTCGTGGCATTTCCAGGTTGCGGCCCACGAGCTAACGTACAGCGCAGATCTGCTAAGGACAGGTTTGATAAACGTAAAAAAAGGCCTGCTAAAGGTGCTGTGTGTAACAAAGACAACAAATAA